GTCACGACACTTCGATAGGCACTCGGCCAAGGATTGTCAGGAAGCAGAGCTTCCAGAGCAGCAAACTGCTCGGCCGCCTCTGTTGGCCGATTGGCCAACACAGCGAGGAGAGCCAAGGTCCAGCGCGCTTCTTTGTCTGAAGGATTGGTAGCGAGACGGCTTAGAGCCTCCTTCTTCAGCGGGTCGCGATAAAGGAAGTGTCCATCAAGCATGTGCTCCACAGCAATGGAACTGAAGACAGCGTCTAAACCCGCAGGTCCCTGAGACAGACCTGCCGCGAGAGCGGGAAATCGTTCCTGAAAGAACACAGGGTCCACGCTGCCTGCGTCACGACGCCACAGTGAATACGTCCCACCCTGCGGCCTAGGAAAGGTTTCAACCTGCTCAAACACTCCGCTCGTGCGCACGGCGAGATCAAGTTTTTCAGCACTGCCTCGCACCGAGCCCTGACCTCCTTCCGCCAGCAACACCCATTGCGCCTGCTCGAGCACAGGCTTCACATCGGACCTGCTGCTGCCCAATTGCCTGCCAACCAGCCGTCCTCCTGCTCGGCGACCGTAGTAGCTCACATTGTGCTGATTGAGATCAGGCGTACTTGGCACCACAATCAGCGTCACGGGCTGCGATCGGGGATCTGCGCCGCCAGCCCGACGCACAATCGCGTCCAAAGGACCTTGATGGCCTTGGCTCAAGCGCATGGTCTGCATGGACCACCCCGTCCAAACCATGTTGCAACCACCCAACAGCAAAGCCAATCCGGGCAACCAACTGAAAGGCGCCGGCCAGCGCTGTTTGACCCAGAGGCCCCACTGCCAAACGCCACGCGTCAACAGAATCAGGAGCATGGGCAGCAAGGGGGCGATGTAGCGGTCGTCCTTGTTGGGGCTGAGATGGGTAAAAATCCAACCCGCCATGAGGCTGAGGATCAACCAACGCCATGCAAGCCCCTCATCGCCGTTGCGAGTGTGACGCTGCCAAGACCAAAGGATGACCCCACTCCCGCCCAGCAATAACAACCCCCAACCAATCTGATCGGGGAGCAGACGGACATACCAAAGCCACCCCTCCAGACTCAACACCCCGGGATCACCCTCGAGAGCCGCCGACTCGAGCACGGCGCGGTTGGTGCCACCCAAGGTGGTGATCCAGTTGTGCCTTAACCAGGGCAAAAGCGCCGCAATCACGAGACTCAAGCCCATCACAAACTGCCAACGGCGCGCGACAAAGCGACTGCCACGGCCAAGCGAAACGCTCACCACGACCAACAGAAGCACTGGGATCAGAATCAACAGCGCGCTTTGCTTCACGAGCAACGCCGCCGCGATCGAGAGCGCAGCCCAGAGCGCCTGCCTCCAACGCCCCCCATGCACGGGATGCCACCAAGAACCAAGACGCCAGAGCGCTAGGGCGACCATGGCGGTGAGCGGCAGCTCCAGCACGTAATCGGTCCGAAGCTCCAGAAGGAGGGGAGCCATCGCGACGAAACCGCTGCAAAGCAGGGCAAATTCGCGTGCCGCTTTCAAGGGCTGACGCAACTCC
This portion of the Synechococcus sp. ROS8604 genome encodes:
- a CDS encoding phospholipid carrier-dependent glycosyltransferase, with product MKSWQFRGLLALIWLLSTLIDRVWWRSDGGLPAWDQADYLNSALDHGRALAALPGGSWQGWGSLLDLSPKIPPLASLVNGTVMAFAGDGPQQAAWSLSLWNGLLLFVVASWALELRQPLKAAREFALLCSGFVAMAPLLLELRTDYVLELPLTAMVALALWRLGSWWHPVHGGRWRQALWAALSIAAALLVKQSALLILIPVLLLVVVSVSLGRGSRFVARRWQFVMGLSLVIAALLPWLRHNWITTLGGTNRAVLESAALEGDPGVLSLEGWLWYVRLLPDQIGWGLLLLGGSGVILWSWQRHTRNGDEGLAWRWLILSLMAGWIFTHLSPNKDDRYIAPLLPMLLILLTRGVWQWGLWVKQRWPAPFSWLPGLALLLGGCNMVWTGWSMQTMRLSQGHQGPLDAIVRRAGGADPRSQPVTLIVVPSTPDLNQHNVSYYGRRAGGRLVGRQLGSSRSDVKPVLEQAQWVLLAEGGQGSVRGSAEKLDLAVRTSGVFEQVETFPRPQGGTYSLWRRDAGSVDPVFFQERFPALAAGLSQGPAGLDAVFSSIAVEHMLDGHFLYRDPLKKEALSRLATNPSDKEARWTLALLAVLANRPTEAAEQFAALEALLPDNPWPSAYRSVVTLAGWNPWGASFVAAAARQKHGNQPVLVGLDAISAVLGGALWRLPEAVQSLPAAVRAVENSLNSQENTSN